Proteins encoded within one genomic window of Oryza brachyantha chromosome 7, ObraRS2, whole genome shotgun sequence:
- the LOC102716427 gene encoding protein FAR1-RELATED SEQUENCE 6-like: MEEEYNTESSNEEDMQEDDGEKEGNVTEGDVFKPVDIDPALVPKVGMVFESEEDAFQFYVSYGCHSGFGITRRSNNTFDGFRYRSTFICSKGGQSRLRSGATKSTRKRGTKTGCKAKMIVKDAHFQNRWEVIVLELEHNHPLDPSLLKFKKQLKNSPFLQNPPRISEAPESRLAAAPSSRGGDSGIPLSTQIEFRTKIDRNRKLKLAEGDLDALLSFLNTMQDQNPYFFYSLDMNEQGQLRNVFWADAKSRSSYNYFGDVVAIDVRNFSDQYEIQFVSFVGTNHHSQQVLLGCGLLAGRSLGAYVWLFDTWLRCMNGTPPPSVITNYCHDVAIAVKKVFPNAHHRFCLLHILNELPEKLEGTEKKDELVSTFTSLAFDSITMPGFEKEWQEMIEQFHLEGNEWLSKLYEVRTQWAPVYIKDSFWAGMSITERSDSAADYFDGWLMPDTSVKMFVEQYESAVKVKLEKENYEDLRSSQMRPPVMTGLPAEEQAAKVYTIEIFEKFLDEIGHSFHCSYSIVNRNNSVVTYIVSDQIDQTKKVDYKVAYDNVEDDIWCLCRLFQFKGILCRHALTVLRQELVLMIPPKYIIHRWCKDCKQTCSSMSQPVSLSNQETGGYDDLYKLAHQYFAEVVEFGSVNLDSKNYALSIMREIRDKVISYEKSLRDQRVDSHVSTANFAYNPVNEDFNDDALPISLSTKGWDVMQGQSKRTRKKKLATPNVLDTLKKKTKRAYNKRRNATANTLNTAVTTTESIPDGTNMQHNQVNEGWPLTSTGAPEAFPYGVETISFDLSQYNNAPSFHWPESSSRSQLQ, translated from the exons ATGGAAGAGGAATACAATACCGAATCATCTAATGAAGAAGACATGCAAGAGGATGATGGTGAGAAAGAAGGAAATGTTACTGAGGGTGACGTCTTCAAGCCAGTTGATATAGATCCTGCATTGGTACCAAAAGTAGGGATGGTGTTTGAGTCTGAGGAAGATGCCTTCCAGTTCTATGTGTCATATGGCTGTCACTCTGGTTTTGGTATCACAAGAAGATCTAATAATACCTTTGATGGTTTCCGCTATCGCTCTACATTCATATGTTCTAAAGGAGGGCAGTCTAGACTGAGGTCTGGTGCGACAAAGTCCACAAGAAAACGAGGCACAAAAACTGGATGCAAGGCTAAGATGATTGTGAAGGATGCTCATTTTCAGAACCGCTGGGAGGTTATTGTCCTAGAGTTGGAGCATAACCATCCACTGGATCCTAGCTTGCTTAAATTTAAGAAGCAGCTGAAGAACTCTCCTTTTCTTCAGAATCCTCCTCGTATATCTGAAGCACCAGAGAGTCGCTTAGCTGCTGCACCTTCTAGCAGAGGTGGAGATAGCGGCATACCTTTGTCTACTCAGATTGAATTCAGAACCAAGATAGATAGAAATAGGAAACTGAAGCTTGCTGAAGGTGATTTAGATGCCTTATTGAGTTTTCTCAACACAATGCAAGACCAAAACCCATACTTCTTTTACAGTTTGGATATGAATGAGCAAGGACAACTAAGAAATGTATTTTGGGCTGATGCCAAGTCACGTAGTTCGTACAATTActttggtgatgttgttgctATTGATGTCAGAAACTTTAGTGATCAGTATGAAATACAGTTTGTGTCATTTGTGGGCACTAACCACCATTCTCAGCAAGTTTTACTAGGGTGTGGTCTTCTTGCTGGTAGGTCTCTTGGAGCTTACGTTTGGCTTTTTGATACATGGCTAAGATGTATGAATGGCACTCCACCACCTTCAGTAATTACAAACTACTGTCATGATGTTGCAATAGCTGTTAAAAAGGTTTTCCCTAATGCACATCACCGCTTTTGCCTTCTACACATTTTAAATGAGCTTCCTGAGAAGTTGGAGGGAACAGAAAAGAAGGATGAACTAGTTTCTACATTTACCTCACTAGCCTTTGATTCCATTACAATGCCTGGTTTTGAAAAAGAGTGGCAAGAAATGATTGAACAATTTCATCTAGAGGGAAATGAATGGTTGTCCAAACTATATGAGGTCAGGACACAGTGGGCTCCTGTTTATATAAAGGATTCCTTTTGGGCAGGAATGTCTATTACAGAAAGAAGTGATAGTGCAGCTGACTACTTTGATGGCTGGTTGATGCCAGATACTTCTGTAAAAATGTTTGTCGAGCAGTATGAGTCAGCTGTTAAGGTTAAGTTAGAAAAGGAAAACTATGAGGATTTACGGTCATCTCAGATGAGGCCACCAGTGATGACTGGTTTACCTGCAGAGGAGCAGGCAGCAAAGGTATACACAATAGAAATATTTGAGAAGTTCTTGGATGAAATAGGGCATTCTTTTCATTGCAGTTATAGTATAGTTAACCGGAATAATTCAGTGGTTACATACATAGTTTCAGATCAAATAGATCAAACAAAGAAGGTGGACTACAAAGTTGCTTATGATAATGTTGAAGATGACATATGGTGCCTCTGCCGATTGTTCCAATTCAAAGGTATATTATGCAGGCATGCTCTCACTGTACTGAGGCAGGAACTTGTACTGATGATTCCACCAAAATACATCATCCATCGCTGGTGCAAGGATTGTAAACAAACTTGTTCTTCCATGTCACAACCTGTCTCATTAAGTAATCAGGAAACAGGTGGTTATGATGATCTCTACAAACTTGCTCACCAATATTTTGCAGAAGTTGTGGAATTTGGTTCCGTGAACTTAGATTCAAAGAACTATGCTTTATCAATCATGAGGGAGATCAGAGATAAAGTGATTTCTTATGAGAAGTCACTAAGAGATCAGAGGGTTGACAGTCATGTTTCAACTGCAAATTTTGCATACAATCCCGTGAATGAGGATTTTAATGATGATGCGTTGCCAATTTCTCTTAGTACAAAAGGATGGGATGTGATGCAAGGTCAGTCAAAACGCACCCGCAAGAAGAAACTGGCAACCCCTAATGTCCTTGACACCTTGAAGAAGAAAACTAAAAGAGCATATAACAAGAGAAGGAATGCCACAGCAAATACCTTAAACACAGCAGTCACCACAACTGAAAGCATACCTGATGGCACAAAT ATGCAGCATAATCAAGTTAACGAGGGATGGCCATTAACATCTACTGGTGCACCCGAAGCCTTCCCTTATGGA GTGGAGACTATTTCATTTGATTTATCTCAATACAACAATGCGCCAAGCTTCCACTGGCCTGAAAGCAGTAGCAGGTCTCAGCTCCAGTGA